A window of Phycisphaerae bacterium contains these coding sequences:
- a CDS encoding type I glyceraldehyde-3-phosphate dehydrogenase: protein NGLGRIGRATLKILLDTPELELVAVNDIVPVDNLAYLLRFDTVYGRYEKSVEHDEENLIVDGHRIRALGKKDPAELPWSEMEIDVVFECSGVFTRKEDLEKHLQAGAGHAILSAPAKGDGVPTVVHGVNAPDGELKMISCASCTTNCITPVAEIIGRRIGVKKAIMTTVHAYTSSQEIVDSPSKKYRRGRAGAANFVPTTTGAAVATSKALPQYEGKFDGVAIRGPVPVGSIADIVFVTERKTSVEEVNGIFREEAESERYRGVVGIAQEDIVSSDIIKTEEASIVDLDMTRVVDGDLVKVMSWYDNEWAYAKQMVREAVRIAKEVEAAV from the coding sequence AACGGACTGGGGCGCATCGGGCGGGCGACGCTGAAGATCCTCCTCGATACGCCGGAGTTGGAGTTGGTCGCGGTCAACGACATTGTGCCGGTGGACAATCTGGCGTACCTGCTGCGGTTCGACACCGTCTATGGGCGCTATGAGAAATCGGTCGAGCACGACGAGGAGAATCTGATCGTCGACGGCCACAGGATTCGGGCGCTCGGCAAGAAGGACCCAGCCGAGCTGCCGTGGTCGGAGATGGAGATCGACGTGGTGTTCGAGTGTTCGGGCGTGTTCACGCGGAAGGAGGACCTGGAGAAGCACCTTCAGGCGGGCGCGGGTCACGCGATTTTGTCGGCTCCGGCCAAGGGCGACGGCGTGCCGACGGTGGTGCACGGGGTCAACGCGCCGGACGGGGAGCTGAAGATGATTTCGTGCGCGAGTTGCACGACCAACTGCATCACGCCGGTGGCTGAGATCATAGGCCGTCGGATCGGGGTCAAGAAGGCGATCATGACGACGGTGCACGCCTACACGTCCAGCCAGGAGATCGTCGATTCGCCGTCGAAGAAGTATCGCCGCGGGCGGGCCGGGGCGGCGAACTTCGTGCCGACCACGACGGGAGCGGCGGTCGCGACGAGCAAGGCTTTGCCGCAGTACGAGGGCAAGTTCGACGGCGTGGCGATTCGCGGGCCGGTGCCGGTCGGTTCGATCGCGGACATCGTGTTCGTGACGGAGCGGAAGACCTCGGTCGAGGAGGTTAACGGCATCTTTCGCGAGGAAGCCGAGAGCGAGCGGTACCGGGGCGTTGTCGGGATCGCCCAGGAGGATATCGTTTCGTCCGACATCATCAAGACCGAGGAGGCGTCGATCGTCGATCTGGACATGACGCGGGTGGTCGACGGCGACCTGGTCAAGGTGATGAGCTGGTACGACAACGAGTGGGCCTACGCGAAGCAGATGGTCCGCGAGGCGGTTCGGATCGCCAAGGAGGTCGAAGCGGCGGTCTAG
- a CDS encoding MBL fold metallo-hydrolase has product MFLEKVKSEGLAHLSYMVGDGGLAAVIDPRRDVDVYLEIATREGVRIAHVFETHRNEDYLIGSREIQDLTGAEIHHGANLDWGYGDKVSEGESFRIGSARISVLETPGHTFESISYALADGNFGDEPIGVFTGDALFIGDVGRTDFFPNRAKEVAGLQYESIFKKILPLGDDVLLYPAHGAGSVCGSHIASREFSTLGYERRHSQPLQKTDREAFIDMKLQEHHYYPPYFSQMEEWNQQGPAVLGHLPVPAAWSPEEFEQAVEGGATAIDLRSTEAYAGACVPSTISLPLHMLNTFGGWYLPYGEPIALVVEEAAQVGTAVRYLVRMGYDRVAGYLAGGLHAWATSGREYQEVPVVHVDELSRRIKAKDRFTLLDVRSRSEYERGHLPGAVNVYVGQLAENLDEVPRDRPITTFCGSGQRAMIAASILKRNGFEQVENCLGSMAACRAVGCPIVE; this is encoded by the coding sequence ATGTTCCTGGAGAAGGTCAAGTCGGAGGGGCTGGCCCACCTGTCGTACATGGTCGGCGACGGCGGCTTGGCTGCGGTGATCGATCCGCGGCGCGACGTCGATGTGTATCTGGAGATCGCAACCCGCGAAGGGGTCCGGATCGCCCACGTTTTCGAGACCCACCGCAACGAGGACTACCTGATCGGCTCGCGCGAGATTCAGGATTTGACCGGGGCGGAAATTCATCACGGGGCGAACCTGGACTGGGGCTACGGCGATAAGGTGTCGGAGGGTGAGAGCTTCCGCATCGGTTCGGCGAGGATCTCGGTGCTCGAGACGCCCGGCCACACGTTCGAGAGCATCTCGTACGCGCTGGCGGATGGGAACTTCGGCGACGAGCCGATCGGCGTGTTCACCGGCGATGCCCTGTTCATCGGCGACGTGGGGCGGACGGACTTTTTCCCCAACCGGGCGAAAGAGGTCGCCGGGCTCCAGTACGAGAGCATCTTCAAGAAGATTTTGCCTCTGGGCGACGACGTTCTGTTGTATCCCGCGCACGGAGCGGGATCGGTATGCGGTTCGCACATAGCGTCTCGCGAGTTTTCCACGCTGGGTTACGAGCGGCGTCACAGCCAGCCGCTCCAGAAGACCGACCGCGAGGCGTTCATCGACATGAAGCTCCAGGAGCACCACTACTATCCGCCGTACTTTTCGCAGATGGAGGAATGGAACCAGCAGGGTCCGGCGGTTCTGGGTCATCTGCCCGTGCCGGCGGCGTGGTCGCCGGAGGAATTCGAGCAGGCGGTCGAGGGCGGCGCGACGGCGATCGACCTGCGCAGCACGGAGGCCTACGCCGGGGCCTGTGTTCCGAGCACGATCAGCCTGCCGCTGCACATGCTCAACACGTTCGGCGGCTGGTATCTGCCGTACGGTGAGCCGATTGCGCTGGTGGTCGAGGAGGCGGCGCAGGTGGGGACGGCGGTCCGGTATCTGGTTCGCATGGGTTACGATCGGGTCGCTGGGTATCTGGCGGGCGGCCTGCACGCCTGGGCGACCAGCGGGCGCGAGTATCAGGAGGTGCCGGTCGTTCACGTCGATGAGCTGTCGCGACGGATCAAGGCGAAGGACAGGTTCACGCTGTTGGACGTTCGGAGTCGGAGCGAATACGAGCGAGGGCATCTGCCCGGCGCAGTTAACGTCTACGTCGGGCAGCTTGCCGAGAATCTGGATGAGGTGCCACGCGATCGGCCGATCACCACGTTCTGCGGAAGCGGTCAGCGGGCGATGATCGCTGCGTCAATTCTGAAGAGGAACGGTTTTGAACAGGTTGAGAATTGCCTGGGCTCGATGGCGGCCTGCCGGGCGGTCGGCTGCCCGATTGTCGAATAG
- a CDS encoding radical SAM protein has product MTESQAQTQVRPERESNRYLPPPVLAGYTYSGEEAYAARDAGQLLAIRVETNRTCNLRCRYCYAESGAEVEGLTYAQIADVVGQAAELDARSVVVIGGGEPTIWPRFRDLVSLIDALHMIPMIFSNTVAIDRELAEFLAAHNASVMGKLDSLRPDVQDFLAGEGGAAERIMGGLRHLMEAGLVNGGESHRLRLGVSCVTSRVNLDEIEDIWHFCRANRVFPNLEVLTPTGRAKDHLAAYYLTAEQITGYKRRLLEVDRRFYGYDWLPYTPLTASGCLQHLYSLYISLEGNVRPCAPTKFDQHPALLTGGQYPHNVRRRSLRGIYDDELFRYVRHIDVHLEGKCSGCEHLRQCIGCRGYAYSVGVNEGKDPREALRSECRQCFK; this is encoded by the coding sequence ATGACGGAGAGTCAGGCGCAGACACAGGTCCGGCCGGAACGGGAATCAAATCGCTATCTTCCGCCTCCGGTTCTGGCGGGCTACACGTACAGCGGCGAGGAGGCCTACGCCGCCCGCGACGCCGGACAACTGCTGGCGATCCGGGTGGAGACGAACCGGACGTGCAACCTTCGCTGCCGCTATTGCTATGCCGAGAGCGGAGCGGAGGTCGAGGGTCTGACCTACGCGCAGATCGCCGACGTGGTCGGGCAGGCGGCGGAGTTGGACGCGCGGTCGGTGGTGGTCATCGGGGGCGGTGAACCGACGATCTGGCCGCGGTTCCGCGATCTGGTCTCGCTGATCGACGCGTTGCACATGATCCCGATGATCTTCAGCAACACCGTGGCGATCGATCGGGAGCTGGCCGAGTTTCTCGCGGCCCATAACGCGTCGGTTATGGGCAAGCTCGACTCGCTGCGTCCGGACGTGCAGGACTTTCTGGCGGGCGAGGGCGGAGCGGCGGAGCGGATCATGGGCGGGTTGCGCCACCTGATGGAGGCGGGACTGGTAAACGGCGGGGAGTCGCACCGGCTGCGTTTGGGCGTCTCGTGCGTGACCAGCCGGGTGAACCTCGATGAGATCGAGGATATCTGGCACTTTTGCCGCGCCAACCGAGTTTTTCCGAATCTGGAGGTGCTGACGCCGACGGGCCGGGCCAAGGACCACCTGGCGGCGTACTATCTGACGGCGGAGCAGATCACCGGCTACAAGCGGCGGCTGTTGGAGGTTGACCGGCGTTTTTACGGTTACGACTGGCTGCCGTACACGCCGCTGACGGCGAGCGGGTGCCTTCAGCACCTCTACAGCCTGTACATTTCGCTGGAGGGCAACGTGCGGCCATGCGCTCCGACGAAGTTCGATCAGCATCCGGCCCTCCTGACGGGCGGGCAGTATCCGCACAACGTGCGCCGGCGTTCGCTGCGCGGGATTTACGACGATGAGCTTTTCCGGTACGTCCGCCACATCGACGTTCACCTGGAGGGCAAGTGCAGCGGCTGCGAGCACTTGCGTCAGTGCATCGGATGTCGCGGGTACGCGTACAGCGTCGGCGTCAACGAGGGCAAGGACCCTCGCGAGGCGTTGCGATCGGAGTGCCGCCAATGCTTCAAGTAG
- a CDS encoding L-histidine N(alpha)-methyltransferase, with protein MLQVATGEAAIIELLSGEYLEEQLCRHLEHRYLPDYLLYLGEWGAGNWLELDRSPQFRVAADLTDLLREHAASVVERFPAGASLVSIGTGSGEKERLVLEAMCGRDRPRYVCVDVSRRLVETALRTVDDLPIEKMGVVAFFEDLPVLRRLWRRPVVVAMLGNNFNNYDTDNLLDTVRAQLAAEDLFLFDSHLFAGRTEEIERVYQSEPNVRFNLGPLVRCGLDPEHCRFHLKLDCIQTVVGPVRRTRKWLEVLDDSVVTAGGRMLRLGAGEIIRMGFTCKYTLDQIEAYLRRHALEVADRRLSRDGTNVLFSVRQRLAGAS; from the coding sequence ATGCTTCAAGTAGCCACGGGCGAGGCCGCGATCATCGAACTGCTCAGCGGGGAGTACCTGGAGGAGCAGCTTTGCCGGCATCTGGAGCACCGGTATCTGCCGGACTACCTTTTGTATCTGGGAGAGTGGGGCGCGGGCAACTGGCTGGAACTCGACCGGTCGCCGCAGTTTCGGGTCGCCGCCGATCTGACCGATCTGCTGCGCGAGCACGCGGCGTCGGTTGTCGAGCGTTTTCCCGCCGGGGCGAGTCTGGTGAGCATCGGGACCGGCAGCGGCGAGAAGGAGCGCCTTGTGCTTGAGGCGATGTGCGGTCGTGACCGGCCGCGGTACGTCTGCGTCGACGTCAGCCGCCGCCTGGTTGAGACGGCGTTGCGGACGGTTGACGACCTGCCGATCGAGAAGATGGGCGTGGTGGCGTTCTTCGAGGATTTGCCCGTGCTGCGCCGATTGTGGCGGCGGCCGGTGGTGGTGGCGATGCTGGGCAACAACTTCAACAACTACGACACCGATAATCTGTTGGATACGGTGCGGGCGCAACTGGCGGCGGAGGACCTGTTTCTTTTCGACTCGCACCTGTTTGCCGGACGGACGGAGGAGATCGAGCGGGTCTATCAGAGCGAACCGAACGTGCGGTTCAACCTCGGGCCGCTGGTCCGCTGCGGCCTGGACCCGGAACACTGCCGGTTTCACCTGAAGCTCGATTGCATCCAGACGGTGGTCGGGCCGGTCCGTAGAACCCGCAAATGGCTTGAGGTGCTCGACGATTCGGTTGTGACGGCGGGCGGTCGAATGCTGCGATTGGGTGCGGGCGAGATCATCCGGATGGGTTTTACCTGCAAGTACACGCTCGACCAGATTGAGGCGTACCTTCGCCGGCACGCGCTGGAGGTCGCGGACCGCCGGCTGAGCCGCGACGGGACGAACGTCCTCTTTTCGGTCCGCCAACGCCTGGCAGGAGCATCATGA
- a CDS encoding arginine deiminase: MQDSPTASSTMRIPYGCEAFGRLTHVMLHRPGESLRLINESNRHRWLFDAVPDVDRYGEEHDRYRQLLTDHKVTVLELADYVNHEHHRIAAMPNLTFLHDTAVITRRGAILSCMAMDGRRHEHRVVREALGNLGVPIFIDFDETHDAFEGCLLLSPRTVLVAETERHNVRAIRRFIRKALTVFEEVVYVDVPKARRYMHPDTIFNRITDRLALVYMPAFVRTVLHRRDRSEPIDFVRWMRGRGVELIHVSDLEQRRLACTFVPLEPGVMFHYDTALARETQIALARRGVELILFHPEAILAGGGSLRCHTLRLRRAASGSAD; this comes from the coding sequence ATGCAGGACTCGCCGACGGCGTCTTCGACGATGAGGATTCCCTACGGGTGCGAGGCCTTCGGGCGACTGACCCACGTGATGCTTCATCGGCCGGGCGAGTCGCTGCGGCTGATCAACGAGTCGAACCGTCATCGGTGGCTTTTCGACGCGGTTCCGGACGTGGATCGCTATGGCGAGGAGCACGATCGGTATCGTCAGCTTCTGACGGACCACAAGGTGACGGTTCTGGAACTGGCGGATTACGTCAACCACGAGCACCACCGGATCGCTGCGATGCCGAACCTCACGTTCCTGCACGACACGGCGGTGATCACGCGGCGAGGGGCGATCCTCTCGTGCATGGCGATGGACGGGCGGCGGCACGAGCACCGCGTGGTCCGCGAGGCGCTCGGCAACCTGGGGGTTCCCATCTTCATTGACTTCGACGAAACGCACGACGCGTTTGAAGGCTGTCTGCTGCTTTCGCCCAGGACGGTTCTGGTGGCGGAGACGGAGCGCCACAACGTTCGCGCCATCCGTCGCTTCATCCGGAAAGCTCTGACGGTGTTTGAAGAGGTGGTGTACGTGGACGTGCCGAAGGCCCGGCGCTACATGCACCCGGACACGATTTTCAACCGGATCACCGACCGGCTGGCGCTGGTTTACATGCCGGCGTTCGTGCGGACGGTTCTGCATCGCCGCGACCGATCCGAGCCGATCGACTTTGTCCGGTGGATGCGGGGCCGCGGCGTGGAGCTGATCCACGTGTCGGACCTGGAGCAGCGGCGGCTGGCGTGCACGTTCGTACCATTGGAGCCGGGCGTGATGTTTCACTACGATACGGCGCTGGCCCGCGAGACGCAGATCGCGCTGGCCCGTCGCGGCGTGGAATTGATCCTGTTCCATCCGGAGGCTATACTCGCCGGAGGCGGGAGTCTGCGGTGCCACACGCTTCGCCTCCGCCGCGCGGCGTCGGGAAGCGCCGACTGA
- a CDS encoding UPF0182 family protein, with translation MYSAILAGLFLAAAGLGIWGVRRGSVVRVTLGVVLGVATLVFFWFLGFWGEQLWFEALGYEDRFWKVVFTQAAMLLVGAALAFAVIWLLTWPISRSHRYPRYVAWGFAAYVGANWGLVNWETVLIYLSAVRTELADPIFGKDTGFYLFRLPFYDALYLLVWTVALVGLVAAVAAAAADAPIRITRGQIEFGRRISSEGEILQRFRPIYFSAAAFLLVVAAGRFLARYHLMYSKWGVAQGPGWTDVHVRVPGYWIVLFACVLLAAGLIAAPLYRRRITGFFGRFGLPSSQGHAAFLASAGGVLAVLWFLVLAAAPGLVQWLRVEPNELTLESPYIAHNIAFTRVGFGLDRIEGREFPAAEALTPAMVAEHERLFRNIRLWDWRVLDAVYKQFQEIRLYYEFADVDVDRYAIGDDYRQVMVSAREMEQANLPPQSQTFVNRRFKYTHGYGVTLTTVNEFTPQGLPNLLVKNIPPVSAYPSLEVDVPQIYYGELTRSYVIANSSEAEFDYPRGDQNVYIHYDGRGGVALGNLWRKFLYGWKFGGTRLFLSGYPTSESRIMFHRQILERVNLLAPFLEFDDDPYVVLAGGRLFWIIDAYTTSRYFPYSEPLMSRRMGGYAGFERGESLWNDGAESLAAVNYVRNSVKVVVDAFHGSVDFYVFEPQDPLIRVWDRVFPGLLKPAEQMPEELLVHVRYPIDLLLAQGLVYAKYHMTDPAVFYNQEDLWIRTTEKYYNQVIPVEPYYIMWEPPETDDLEFILMLPFTPKNRQVMIGWLAGMCDGENYGRLLAYQFPKDKRILGPQQVETKIDQDPYLSAQLTLWDQRGSTVIRGNVLAIPVGPTLLYVEPIYLQAETAAYPELRLVAVMHNDDLSYAETFEQALRGLFEEELTAPVGPATQPQRAAPAAMDVLIRQADQAFDDYLRLMGEKKFPEASEALGRLGSALEQLTSERQPSPGPQEQE, from the coding sequence ATGTATAGCGCAATTCTGGCTGGCTTGTTTCTGGCCGCCGCGGGATTGGGGATTTGGGGCGTTCGCCGCGGGTCTGTTGTCCGGGTCACGTTGGGCGTGGTTCTGGGCGTGGCGACGCTGGTCTTTTTCTGGTTTCTGGGTTTCTGGGGCGAGCAACTGTGGTTCGAGGCCCTGGGCTACGAGGATCGGTTCTGGAAGGTGGTTTTCACTCAGGCGGCGATGTTGCTGGTTGGGGCTGCGTTGGCGTTCGCGGTGATCTGGCTGCTGACGTGGCCGATCTCGCGGTCGCACCGGTATCCGCGGTACGTGGCGTGGGGTTTCGCAGCGTACGTCGGAGCGAATTGGGGTCTGGTGAACTGGGAGACGGTGCTGATCTACCTCAGCGCCGTGCGGACCGAGCTGGCCGATCCGATTTTCGGCAAAGACACCGGGTTCTACCTGTTTCGCCTGCCGTTCTACGATGCGTTGTATCTGCTGGTCTGGACCGTGGCCCTGGTTGGGCTGGTGGCGGCGGTGGCCGCGGCGGCGGCCGATGCGCCAATCCGCATCACGCGCGGTCAGATCGAGTTCGGCCGGCGGATCAGCAGCGAGGGGGAGATTCTTCAGCGGTTTCGGCCGATCTATTTCAGCGCGGCTGCATTCTTGCTGGTGGTTGCGGCCGGGCGGTTCCTCGCCCGGTATCACCTGATGTATTCGAAATGGGGGGTGGCGCAGGGGCCGGGCTGGACGGACGTACACGTCCGGGTGCCGGGCTATTGGATCGTCCTGTTCGCGTGCGTGCTGCTGGCGGCTGGGCTGATCGCGGCGCCGTTGTACCGTCGGCGGATCACCGGTTTTTTCGGGCGGTTCGGGCTGCCGTCGAGCCAGGGGCATGCGGCGTTTTTGGCCTCGGCTGGCGGGGTGCTGGCCGTGCTTTGGTTCCTTGTTCTCGCAGCGGCGCCGGGTCTGGTTCAGTGGCTTCGCGTCGAGCCGAACGAGCTCACGCTCGAATCCCCCTACATCGCACACAACATCGCCTTCACCCGCGTCGGTTTCGGGCTGGACAGGATTGAGGGCCGTGAGTTTCCGGCTGCGGAGGCGTTGACGCCGGCGATGGTCGCGGAGCACGAGCGGCTTTTCCGCAACATCCGGCTGTGGGACTGGCGGGTTTTGGACGCGGTTTACAAGCAGTTCCAGGAGATCCGACTCTACTATGAATTCGCCGACGTGGACGTGGACCGCTACGCCATCGGCGACGACTATCGGCAGGTAATGGTCTCGGCCCGCGAGATGGAACAGGCGAATCTGCCGCCGCAGAGCCAGACGTTCGTCAACCGGCGATTCAAGTACACCCACGGCTACGGCGTGACCCTCACGACGGTCAACGAATTCACGCCGCAAGGGTTGCCGAACCTGCTGGTCAAGAACATCCCGCCGGTCAGCGCGTACCCGTCGCTCGAGGTCGACGTGCCGCAGATATACTACGGCGAGCTGACCCGCTCGTACGTGATCGCCAATTCCAGCGAGGCGGAGTTCGACTATCCCCGCGGCGACCAGAACGTCTATATCCACTACGACGGGCGAGGCGGCGTGGCGTTGGGCAACCTGTGGCGGAAGTTCCTCTACGGCTGGAAATTCGGCGGGACGCGGCTGTTCCTTTCCGGCTATCCGACGTCCGAGAGCCGGATCATGTTCCACCGCCAGATTCTCGAACGGGTCAACCTGCTGGCCCCGTTTCTGGAGTTCGACGACGATCCGTACGTGGTGCTGGCCGGCGGCAGGTTGTTCTGGATCATCGACGCCTACACCACGTCGCGGTATTTTCCGTACAGCGAACCGCTGATGTCGCGCCGCATGGGCGGGTACGCCGGGTTCGAGCGCGGCGAGAGTCTTTGGAACGACGGCGCCGAGTCGCTGGCGGCGGTCAACTACGTTCGCAACTCGGTCAAGGTGGTGGTCGACGCCTTCCACGGTTCGGTCGATTTCTACGTGTTCGAGCCGCAGGACCCGCTGATCCGGGTCTGGGACCGCGTGTTTCCCGGCCTGCTCAAGCCGGCGGAGCAGATGCCGGAGGAACTGCTGGTTCACGTCCGCTACCCGATCGACCTGCTGCTGGCCCAGGGGCTGGTCTACGCCAAGTACCACATGACGGACCCGGCGGTGTTCTACAACCAGGAGGACCTCTGGATCCGGACGACGGAGAAGTACTACAACCAGGTGATTCCGGTCGAGCCGTACTACATCATGTGGGAGCCGCCGGAGACGGACGACCTGGAGTTCATCCTGATGCTGCCGTTTACGCCGAAGAACCGCCAGGTGATGATCGGGTGGCTGGCTGGGATGTGCGACGGCGAGAACTACGGACGGCTGCTGGCCTACCAGTTCCCCAAGGACAAGCGCATCCTCGGTCCTCAGCAGGTCGAGACGAAGATCGACCAGGACCCTTACCTCTCGGCCCAGTTGACGCTCTGGGATCAGCGGGGATCGACGGTGATTCGGGGCAACGTGCTGGCGATTCCGGTCGGACCGACGCTGCTGTACGTCGAGCCGATCTATCTTCAGGCCGAGACGGCGGCGTATCCGGAGCTGCGTCTGGTGGCGGTGATGCACAACGACGATTTGAGTTACGCAGAGACGTTTGAGCAGGCCCTGCGAGGGCTGTTCGAAGAGGAGTTAACTGCTCCGGTCGGGCCGGCCACGCAGCCGCAGCGTGCGGCGCCCGCGGCGATGGACGTCCTGATCCGCCAAGCCGACCAGGCCTTTGATGACTATCTGCGCCTGATGGGCGAGAAGAAGTTTCCGGAGGCCTCGGAGGCGCTTGGGCGGCTTGGATCGGCCCTGGAGCAATTGACCTCCGAGCGGCAGCCGTCGCCCGGGCCGCAGGAACAGGAATGA
- a CDS encoding aldo/keto reductase has translation MTVSTIRKRTLGKTGLDVTILGFGAAELGHEQIGRDECARVLEGVLDMGINVIDTAHCYEDSESKIGLALGHRRDEFVLVSKCGHSRGKLESPSWTPQAIRESVEMSLDRLNTDHLDVLLLHSCSVKDLGNDDLIGALVRAKEAGKTRFVGYSGDAEPAELAVTMDVFDCLETSVNIVDQQVLDRYLPAAREANLGVLAKRTIANAAWKGVAGRDSFYSDYVRPYVERLETMSFTPESLGFEGSWVELALRFSVYQDGVHCAIVGGTNLEHIRENTRIIEKGPLPEDAERRLRDLWRQHDDGSWVGQV, from the coding sequence ATGACCGTATCGACCATCCGCAAGCGGACGTTGGGCAAAACAGGGTTGGATGTAACCATTCTGGGGTTCGGGGCCGCGGAGCTGGGCCACGAACAGATCGGGCGGGACGAGTGCGCGCGCGTTCTGGAGGGCGTGCTCGATATGGGGATCAACGTGATCGATACCGCGCACTGCTACGAGGACTCAGAGAGCAAGATCGGCTTGGCGCTGGGCCACCGGCGCGACGAGTTTGTCTTGGTCTCGAAGTGCGGCCACAGCCGCGGCAAGCTCGAGTCGCCGAGCTGGACGCCTCAGGCCATCCGCGAGAGCGTCGAAATGTCGCTCGATCGCCTCAACACGGACCACCTCGACGTGCTGCTCCTGCACTCGTGTTCGGTCAAGGATCTGGGCAACGACGACCTGATCGGCGCGCTGGTCCGGGCCAAGGAGGCGGGCAAGACCCGCTTTGTCGGCTACAGCGGCGACGCCGAACCGGCTGAGCTCGCCGTGACGATGGACGTTTTCGATTGCCTGGAGACCTCGGTCAACATCGTCGATCAGCAGGTTCTGGACCGCTACCTGCCGGCGGCGCGGGAGGCGAACCTGGGCGTGCTGGCCAAGCGGACCATCGCCAACGCGGCCTGGAAAGGGGTCGCCGGGCGAGATTCGTTCTACAGCGACTACGTGCGGCCCTACGTCGAGCGGCTGGAAACCATGAGTTTTACGCCGGAGTCGCTGGGTTTCGAGGGGTCATGGGTGGAGCTGGCGTTGCGATTCAGCGTCTACCAGGACGGCGTGCATTGTGCGATTGTGGGCGGGACGAACCTTGAACATATCCGGGAGAATACTAGAATTATCGAGAAGGGCCCGTTGCCCGAGGACGCTGAGCGGCGGCTGCGGGACCTCTGGAGACAACACGACGACGGTTCCTGGGTTGGACAGGTCTGA
- a CDS encoding ABC transporter ATP-binding protein encodes MGMLEIRNLSLSLNGHEILSELNLDLWEGYVHAVVGPNGAGKSTLAFTIMGLEGYRGFSGEIVFDGRSLHELSIDERARLGITLGWQEPARYEGLTVGKFVQVGSKEHNPEVTAELLAKVGLPPGRYMQRAVDKTLSGGERKKVELASLVAMKPRLVMLDEPDSGIDIESLRRIREAIGLLKEQGATVLLITHSLEVLSWAEHAFLLCCGRVVDKGNVDKIAGYFRDKCVPCDHRNRPELNGALANG; translated from the coding sequence ATGGGCATGCTGGAAATCAGGAACTTGAGCCTGTCGTTGAACGGGCACGAGATCCTATCGGAACTGAATCTGGACCTATGGGAAGGGTATGTCCACGCGGTGGTCGGGCCGAACGGGGCGGGCAAGTCGACGCTCGCGTTCACGATCATGGGCCTGGAGGGCTATCGCGGGTTTTCGGGCGAGATTGTCTTTGACGGGCGATCGCTGCACGAGCTTTCGATCGACGAGCGGGCCCGGCTTGGCATCACGCTGGGCTGGCAGGAGCCGGCGCGGTACGAGGGGCTGACGGTCGGCAAGTTCGTCCAGGTCGGATCGAAGGAGCACAATCCCGAAGTCACCGCTGAGTTGCTCGCGAAGGTCGGTCTGCCTCCCGGACGCTACATGCAGCGGGCGGTGGACAAGACGCTCAGCGGCGGCGAGCGGAAGAAGGTGGAGCTGGCGTCGCTGGTGGCGATGAAGCCGCGGCTGGTCATGCTCGACGAGCCGGACAGCGGTATCGACATCGAGAGTCTGCGGCGGATTCGCGAGGCGATCGGGCTGCTCAAGGAACAGGGCGCGACGGTGCTGCTGATCACGCACAGTCTGGAAGTCCTCAGTTGGGCCGAGCACGCGTTCCTCCTGTGCTGCGGCCGGGTCGTGGACAAGGGGAACGTCGACAAGATCGCCGGGTATTTCCGCGACAAGTGCGTCCCCTGCGACCACCGCAACCGCCCCGAACTTAATGGAGCCCTCGCCAATGGATAA